The Mucilaginibacter mallensis genome has a segment encoding these proteins:
- the rfbG gene encoding CDP-glucose 4,6-dehydratase — protein MFEQLKTIYNGKKVFLTGHTGFKGSWMLKLLNMLGAEVKGYSLAPKTENDLFCLINGDQLSNSIISDLRNREKLISEIVDFEPDFVFHLAAQPLVRLSYEIPSETFEVNAIGTANVLDGIRKLNNTCYAVFITTDKVYHNYEWVYPYRETDRLGGYDPYSASKACTELVIDSYRNSYFNVSKYNDHHKAIAVARAGNVIGGGDWSQDRLIPDIVKFLNAGEDIIIRNPQAVRPWQHVLEPVLGYLLLGTKLVADPVKYMQAYNFGPYTSDTLEVADMVKLAIKAWGGGQYKIMQNANQPHEAGLLKLDITKAETELQWHPKNNASQAVQLTIDWYKAYYDNRDTIDEFTERQITAVLNG, from the coding sequence ATGTTTGAGCAATTAAAGACTATATACAACGGAAAGAAAGTTTTTTTAACAGGGCATACAGGCTTTAAAGGCAGTTGGATGCTTAAACTGCTCAATATGCTTGGTGCCGAGGTAAAAGGATACTCATTAGCGCCTAAAACCGAGAATGATTTATTTTGCCTTATTAATGGTGACCAGTTAAGTAATTCCATTATTAGTGATTTACGTAATCGTGAAAAACTAATTTCAGAAATTGTTGATTTTGAGCCGGATTTTGTATTTCACCTTGCAGCCCAGCCGCTTGTTCGCTTATCCTATGAAATCCCATCTGAAACATTTGAAGTAAATGCCATAGGCACTGCAAATGTGCTTGATGGCATAAGAAAACTAAATAATACCTGTTATGCAGTATTTATAACTACTGATAAGGTATATCATAACTATGAATGGGTTTACCCATATAGAGAAACAGATAGACTTGGGGGCTATGATCCTTACAGCGCGAGTAAGGCATGTACAGAATTAGTAATAGATTCTTACAGGAATTCTTATTTCAATGTAAGTAAGTATAACGATCACCATAAAGCAATTGCTGTTGCACGCGCAGGCAATGTTATTGGAGGGGGTGATTGGTCGCAGGATCGTCTTATACCTGATATTGTAAAGTTTTTAAACGCCGGTGAAGATATAATCATACGTAATCCGCAGGCGGTAAGGCCATGGCAGCATGTTCTTGAGCCTGTACTAGGATATTTATTATTAGGAACAAAGCTCGTTGCCGACCCCGTTAAATATATGCAGGCTTATAATTTTGGCCCTTATACCAGTGATACACTTGAAGTGGCAGATATGGTAAAGTTGGCTATAAAAGCATGGGGAGGTGGCCAATACAAAATAATGCAGAATGCAAATCAACCGCATGAGGCAGGTTTATTAAAACTTGATATTACAAAAGCAGAAACCGAACTGCAATGGCATCCGAAAAATAATGCATCGCAGGCAGTTCAGCTTACAATTGATTGGTATAAAGCCTATTATGACAATAGAGATACTATTGATGAATTTACAGAAAGGCAAATAACCGCTGTTTTAAATGGCTAA
- the rfbF gene encoding glucose-1-phosphate cytidylyltransferase, with amino-acid sequence MKVVLLAGGLGTRLSEETVLKPKPMVEIGGMPILWHIMKIYSAHGFNDFVVCLGYKGYLIKEYFANYFLHKSDVTIDLKDNSIKVHDSQAEPWTITLVDTGKDSMTGGRIKRIQPYVNNEDFMLTYGDGVGNLNIKELVDFHKKHDKLCTVTSVQPSGRFGALNILDDSTVHSFMEKPKGDGAWINGGFFVCKPQVFDYIKDGDSTVWEQQPMEQIANAGQMNAYKHTGFWRPMDTLKDKHDLNEMWDNNNAPWKTW; translated from the coding sequence ATGAAAGTAGTATTATTAGCTGGAGGATTAGGTACAAGGTTATCTGAAGAAACTGTATTAAAGCCCAAGCCTATGGTTGAAATAGGTGGCATGCCAATATTATGGCATATAATGAAAATATATTCCGCTCATGGCTTCAATGATTTTGTAGTTTGCCTGGGATATAAAGGGTATTTAATAAAGGAGTATTTTGCCAATTATTTTTTACATAAATCCGATGTTACCATTGATTTAAAAGATAATTCCATTAAAGTACATGATTCACAAGCTGAACCATGGACAATAACTTTGGTTGATACCGGTAAAGACTCAATGACCGGCGGTAGAATTAAAAGAATACAACCATATGTAAATAATGAAGATTTTATGTTAACCTATGGTGATGGTGTTGGCAATCTTAATATCAAAGAGCTTGTAGATTTTCATAAAAAACACGATAAACTATGTACTGTTACTTCGGTTCAGCCATCAGGTAGGTTTGGTGCTTTAAATATACTTGATGATTCTACAGTACACTCTTTTATGGAGAAACCTAAAGGAGATGGAGCTTGGATCAATGGGGGCTTTTTTGTATGCAAGCCTCAGGTATTTGACTACATTAAAGATGGCGATAGTACTGTTTGGGAGCAGCAGCCTATGGAACAGATAGCAAATGCCGGGCAAATGAACGCATATAAGCATACCGGTTTTTGGCGTCCGATGGATACATTGAAAGATAAGCATGATTTAAACGAAATGTGGGATAATAATAATGCACCCTGGAAAACCTGGTAA
- a CDS encoding ferredoxin--NADP reductase produces MSNLITYTLKVADIKQETTDAITICFKQPGLKKVIYRPGQYLTLIFRINGRRYIRPYSFSSAPGVDSTLNVTVKRVLSGIVSNHIIDNLKVDDLVEVMPPMGHFVVDLDKLEDSTPIVLWGAGSGITPLMSIGKFLLNNRKNEVTLVYGNRDFENTLFVDQIKLLIQKHSNFTVWHFLSKASISNAHPNHVEGRIAPSKVLSVLKEKDKSGNSLHYICGPLGLKESVKEALNKQGISEANIFSEDFEIVRDSKDFENVITRSVKIIKDELPQVVEVVKGKSILEAGLDAGIELSYSCQTGSCSICKATLQTGDVKMVSTPNLSEELLENEYLLCCTYPLSDNISFKV; encoded by the coding sequence ATGTCGAATTTAATTACATATACACTTAAAGTTGCAGACATAAAGCAGGAAACAACAGATGCAATAACCATATGTTTTAAACAGCCGGGCTTGAAAAAGGTTATTTATCGGCCGGGACAGTATTTAACTTTAATATTTAGAATAAACGGGCGAAGATATATAAGGCCATACTCTTTTTCATCTGCTCCGGGAGTTGATTCTACTTTAAATGTAACAGTAAAACGTGTTCTTTCGGGTATTGTATCCAACCATATTATTGATAATTTAAAAGTTGATGATTTAGTTGAAGTGATGCCGCCAATGGGGCATTTTGTAGTTGATTTGGATAAACTTGAGGACAGTACGCCTATAGTTCTTTGGGGAGCGGGTAGTGGAATAACACCACTTATGTCAATTGGTAAATTTTTGCTTAATAACCGTAAAAACGAAGTCACTTTAGTATACGGTAACCGCGATTTTGAAAATACCTTATTTGTTGATCAGATTAAATTGCTTATCCAGAAACACAGTAATTTTACTGTCTGGCATTTCTTGTCAAAAGCGAGTATAAGTAATGCTCATCCAAATCATGTTGAAGGAAGAATAGCTCCTTCAAAAGTTCTTTCAGTTTTGAAAGAAAAAGACAAATCCGGTAATTCTTTGCACTATATATGCGGGCCTTTAGGTTTAAAGGAATCAGTAAAAGAAGCTTTAAATAAACAAGGAATTAGTGAAGCTAATATTTTTTCAGAGGACTTTGAAATTGTAAGAGACAGTAAGGATTTTGAAAATGTTATTACCCGCTCGGTTAAAATAATTAAAGATGAATTACCACAAGTAGTTGAGGTTGTAAAAGGGAAAAGTATTCTTGAAGCGGGACTTGATGCAGGCATAGAACTCTCTTATTCGTGTCAAACAGGTTCTTGCTCCATATGTAAGGCAACACTGCAAACAGGTGACGTAAAAATGGTTAGTACACCAAATCTATCAGAAGAACTTTTGGAAAATGAGTATTTGCTATGCTGTACTTATCCATTATCTGATAACATTAGCTTTAAAGTATAA